Part of the Candidatus Culexarchaeum yellowstonense genome is shown below.
ACCTTCAATTATGGATTTAAATGCAGATTTCCTCAACACAATTGCTTTTTCACCGAAAAATGTTGGTGTGACTGTTTTGTCGGTTGCAAACCCCTTTACTTCAGGCATTTGTATATGCACGTTCTTTATGAATTTAACCTCCTTGGTCAATGTTTCTGCAATTTCCTCCACTTCTTTAGGGCTTTTCCCAGTGGTGTCTAGGAATATTATTGCATGGGGGAAGACAGTGTATACATTTATTATTGGTACCCCCTTCATGGCGATTATGGCTGTTAAATCTCTTAACACCCCCACAGCTTCCATGGCTCCCTTAAGGAATTCTACATGTAGCAGAGTTATATCTCTACCTGGGAGGTTTGCCAATGGTATAATCTCAAATCCTTCGTACAATATAAATTACCCATAAGGTTATAACACGAGTTATATATATATTGTGGTTTATTTCCATTCTCCTGTTTTCAGGTATTTTGCTATTGTTAGGGCTGCTGTTGCTCCTTGTCCGGCTGCTATGATGTATTGGTTTTCTATTCCATTTACGTCTCCAGCTGCGCATATCCCTTTGATGTTTGTTCTCATTCTCTCATCCACTTCTATGTATCCATTTTCTTTGAGTTTTATTGGTAGGTTTTTTAGGAATTCTGTGTTTGGTTTTTGCCCTACTGCTATGAATACTCCATTAACGTTTAATATCATTTGTTTCCCGTCTTCCATGTTTTCTAGGATTATCTTTTCCAGCTTTTCCGTTCCCTCGAATTTTATTGGTTTGTATGGTGTTATTTTCTCCACGTTTTCTTTTGATAAGGCTATTCTTTGTAGGTGTGGTTCTGCTCTGAATTCTCTTCTCCTATGTATCCAGTATACTTTTCTGCATATGTTTGATAGGTATTCAACATATGTTGCAGCTGTATTTCCTCCACCTATTACTGCTACATCCTTCCCTTTGAATAGTGGTCCGTCGCATGTGGCGCAGTAGCTTACTCCTCTACCCAGAAATTCACTTTCTCCTGGTATTCCTAGTTTTGCGTGTTCGGCTCCTGTGGCCACTATTATTGCCTTAGCCTTATATGTTTTTTCAAGTGTGGTTTTAACTTGGAATGATCCGTCTTCTGTTATGTTTACATCTCTAACTTCTTCAAATACTATTGGGACATCTAGCTTCTCCAATTGTGTTTTAAGTTTTTCTGCTAATTCCACTCCACTTATGGATGGGTATCCTGGATAGTTTTCTATGATATGTGTTATTATTAGGTTTCCTCCAACCCCCACCTTATCCATTAATAGTGTTTTTAGTGCTTGTCTTGTGGTGTATATTGCAGCTGTGCAGCCAGCTATCCCTGCACCAATTATTATTACATCGTATTGTTCTTCAACTTTCCCAAGAGGTTTTGGTATTAGGATGATTTTCTGCATGGTTTATATATGTCTAGTTACTTGTAATTTAAATTTTTGCGTGTTAGTTTGTGTCGTAGTGTAGTTTGAATCCCATGGTTGTTGGCTCCACTCTAATAATCTTTATCTCCCCTATCTCCCCAGTTTTGGAGGTGTGGGTTCCTGTGCATGGTATTCCATTGACTCCATCAATTATGATAACCCTATATTTCTCTGATTTTGGGAGTCTAGCTAGGTTTGGTGCGTTGAAGGCTACTTCATTTAGCTTTTCAGCTTCAACCCAAACCCATTTCACACTCCTATTCTCTTTAACTATCTTGTTGGCTTCTTCAATTATTGTTTTGAGTTTTTCGTTGGTTGGTGGGTTGGCTTTGTATTCTAGGTATGCGTCTGGGGGGCTGTGATTTGCATTTAATGTTTCCACGAGCATGCCATATGATTTTGCTACAGCGTAGTCGAGTATGTGTCCTGCTGTGTGGAGTTTCATATTCTTGTATCTCCTCTCCCAGTCCAGTATGCATTTCACATTTGATTTGGCTTTGATTCTACTAGGATCTCCAGATTGGAGTTTGCAGTAATGTATCACCACATCTTCCACGTCAAAGACTTTTAGTATTTGGAATTTGTATTCGGGGTTTTGTATCCACCCTAAATCGTAGTCTTGTCCTCCACTACGTGGGTGGAATATGGTTTTGTTTAGGGTTAAGTATGCTTTTCCACCCTTCTCCCAATATATGTTGGTTAATTCGCATTCTAATTCCCTTATGTATGGGTCTTCCAAGTATAATTTAATGGTCTTCTGATTTTCTTTGGCTATTTCTTTAATGTCCACCATGGCTTATCGCTTACCCTAAATTAAAGTTTCAGTGGATTCCCATATTTATCCATTGATGTTATTTGTGATAGTGGCTTCCTAGGTTTTGGTGGTGGGGATTCATCTGGGAATCCTATGGGGAGTAGGCATATAACTTTGAGGTTTTCCGGTATTGATAGTATCCTTTTAACTTCCCCCTCATCGAATGCTCCAATGTAGCATGTTCCCAACCCAAGTTCTGTGGCTTGTAGAACCATGTTTTGAGCTGCTGTCATTGGGTCTTGCATATACCATCTTGGGGATTCTTCAGGGTTTCCAAGGATCACTATGACTGTGTCTGCTTCAGCTATGAACTTCTGGTTTCTGGCAGCTTTCATTAAAGCTTCCTTAACCCCCTTATCCCTAACCACTATGAAGTGCCATGGTTGACGGTTGCCAGCTGATGGTGCAAGTCTACCTGCCTCAAGAATCTTCATTAAAGCCTCGTTTGATATTGGGTCTGGCTTAAACCTTCTAATACTCCTCCTCTTAACTATAGCTTCATACACATCCAAAACACTTCACCTCATTGCACATTATATATTCCATTCTGTTTAAATTGTTTTCCAAAGCTTTTTATTCTGCAAAAAAATGGTAAGGGTTATATATTTGAATTCCAATAATTTGCATTGTGGAGTTGAGTTTTGAACCTATACCCATGGCTACCTGTGAAGGGGGGAGGATAGCCACAATAATCATTGAATTCAGTTTTGAAGCGAAATACGCTATAGGCGTTTTGAGGGATATTGCTGAGATAATGGCTGAATGGAATATACCAATAATAAAGGTTTTCAATAGCAATACAAGCATGATAATATTCATAGATTCCAGTGGTATACGGGACCTGGCTAAGATTGAAGATGCCATTAGGAGAGTTAGGTATGTGAAGAATGTTGAAATTCACCCTTCCGATGTGGGGGTTGTGGAAGTATGCCCAAACGCCACCCCAAAGATTTCCAGCGAGAAAGCTGTAATCATTAGGAGATCAGCTTTTAAATCCCTTATAAATGCTATTTGGGGGAACCTTAAAGTTGCACCACAAATGATGCTGTACATTATTGGTAGGGAGATTGGTGAAAGCTATTATGAAGCTCACAAGAAGAGTATGAAGTTAAGCTCTGAAGACATGTTGAAGATTGCTGAAAAACTCTTCACGGCTACAGGTTACGGTATCCTTAAACCTGTAAAGAGATGCTTAAACCCCCTGGAAGTTGAATATATAGTTTATGATTGTTTGGAGTGTGGGATTAATTTGGAGTCTGGTAGGAGGGTTAAATCATCACTAATAAGAGGAATACTTGAAGGATATTATAGTAAATTATTGGGGAGAGAAGTGGAATGCAAAGAAGAAGAATGCATAGCGATGGGGAATGATAAATGTAGGATGGTTTTGAGGGAGTTGTGAGGCTTTACTCTTCTAATGCCATTTCAGCACCTTTCTGCCCATGAATATTTCTGGTAGTACTATTAGGCCCCAGCTTGCCACTCCAAATATGTATGCTAGGTCCGTGATGTTCATTGCTGTTAGGTGGAATAGTTGTTGCGTTATTGGTATGTATGATATTGCCAGTGTAATTATTATTGAGGCTATGTCTGCAATTACGAAGAATTTGTTTTGTAATGCCCTTCTCCCCATCCTCCATACGCTATGTTTCTCGGATCTGCAGTTCCATACTACAAATAGTTCAAATAGTGCTGCTTGTATGAAGGCTGCTGTGGTTGCTTCCCTGTAGGTTAGGAGTCTTGCTTCTTCATCTATCCCCCATGGGAAGTTCCATGGATGTGAAGGCCAGACGTAGTATTCTAGGGAGAAGACGAGTATTGTTCCTGTGGCTTGTAGTATGAAGGATGCTATTATGAAGGCTAGCATTCCATGCAGTATCCCTTCCTCAGGTTTTCTTGGGGGTCTATCCATGACGTCTACGTCAGGTGGGTCTGTGGCTAAGGCTACTGCTGGCGCTCCATCTGTTACTAGGTTTATCCATAGTATCATGGCTGGTAGTAGTGGTAGTGGGAATAGTTCTGCTCCAAATATTCCTCCAAGTATTGCGAAGGATCCCACTACGAGTAGTTCGTCGAAGTTGCATGCTAGTAGGAATCTTGCATACTTTCTGATGTTGTC
Proteins encoded:
- the trxB gene encoding thioredoxin-disulfide reductase, whose protein sequence is MQKIILIPKPLGKVEEQYDVIIIGAGIAGCTAAIYTTRQALKTLLMDKVGVGGNLIITHIIENYPGYPSISGVELAEKLKTQLEKLDVPIVFEEVRDVNITEDGSFQVKTTLEKTYKAKAIIVATGAEHAKLGIPGESEFLGRGVSYCATCDGPLFKGKDVAVIGGGNTAATYVEYLSNICRKVYWIHRRREFRAEPHLQRIALSKENVEKITPYKPIKFEGTEKLEKIILENMEDGKQMILNVNGVFIAVGQKPNTEFLKNLPIKLKENGYIEVDERMRTNIKGICAAGDVNGIENQYIIAAGQGATAALTIAKYLKTGEWK
- a CDS encoding alanyl-tRNA editing protein — protein: MVDIKEIAKENQKTIKLYLEDPYIRELECELTNIYWEKGGKAYLTLNKTIFHPRSGGQDYDLGWIQNPEYKFQILKVFDVEDVVIHYCKLQSGDPSRIKAKSNVKCILDWERRYKNMKLHTAGHILDYAVAKSYGMLVETLNANHSPPDAYLEYKANPPTNEKLKTIIEEANKIVKENRSVKWVWVEAEKLNEVAFNAPNLARLPKSEKYRVIIIDGVNGIPCTGTHTSKTGEIGEIKIIRVEPTTMGFKLHYDTN
- a CDS encoding nitroreductase family protein; its protein translation is MYEAIVKRRSIRRFKPDPISNEALMKILEAGRLAPSAGNRQPWHFIVVRDKGVKEALMKAARNQKFIAEADTVIVILGNPEESPRWYMQDPMTAAQNMVLQATELGLGTCYIGAFDEGEVKRILSIPENLKVICLLPIGFPDESPPPKPRKPLSQITSMDKYGNPLKL
- a CDS encoding cation transporting ATPase C-terminal domain-containing protein produces the protein DNIRKYARFLLACNFDELLVVGSFAILGGIFGAELFPLPLLPAMILWINLVTDGAPAVALATDPPDVDVMDRPPRKPEEGILHGMLAFIIASFILQATGTILVFSLEYYVWPSHPWNFPWGIDEEARLLTYREATTAAFIQAALFELFVVWNCRSEKHSVWRMGRRALQNKFFVIADIASIIITLAISYIPITQQLFHLTAMNITDLAYIFGVASWGLIVLPEIFMGRKVLKWH